Proteins encoded within one genomic window of Sphingomonas cannabina:
- a CDS encoding hydrogen peroxide-inducible genes activator has product MAATYLPTLKQLQYLVALKDHGHFGRAAESCFVTQSTLSAGIRELETLIGITLVERTRRVVRFTPVGERIADKARRVIREAEELGDMARAAGRPLSGEMRMSVIPTIAPFMLPRILPRLRADYPDLKLYLREEPSGAACEGLSHGRTDCVLLALPYACGDVEVARLFQDRLFLAYPEGEIAPTPPGVKPSEIDETRLLLLEDGHCLKDHALAACNRPEIRAEATMLGTSLHTIVQMVDNGLGVTILPEMAIEAGILDSTHVDATPLAADNPARDIALVWRRASPREKDFRLLAEVLAEG; this is encoded by the coding sequence CTGGCCGCCACTTATCTTCCCACGCTCAAGCAGCTCCAGTATCTCGTGGCGCTGAAGGACCATGGCCATTTCGGCCGCGCTGCCGAGAGCTGCTTCGTCACCCAGTCCACCCTCTCCGCCGGCATCCGCGAGCTGGAGACGCTGATCGGCATCACCTTGGTCGAGCGCACGCGCCGGGTGGTGCGCTTCACGCCCGTGGGCGAGCGCATCGCCGACAAGGCGCGGCGGGTGATCCGCGAGGCGGAGGAGCTGGGCGACATGGCCCGCGCCGCCGGCCGGCCGCTGTCCGGCGAGATGCGGATGAGCGTGATCCCGACGATCGCCCCCTTCATGCTGCCGCGCATCCTGCCGCGGCTCCGGGCCGATTACCCGGACCTCAAGCTCTACCTGCGAGAGGAACCGAGCGGTGCGGCGTGCGAAGGACTCAGTCACGGGCGCACCGATTGCGTGCTACTAGCCCTCCCCTATGCCTGCGGCGACGTCGAGGTGGCGCGGCTGTTCCAGGACCGGCTGTTCCTCGCCTATCCCGAAGGCGAGATCGCGCCGACCCCGCCGGGCGTGAAGCCCAGCGAGATCGACGAGACGCGGCTGCTGCTGCTCGAGGACGGCCATTGTCTCAAGGACCATGCACTGGCGGCGTGCAACCGGCCGGAGATCCGCGCCGAGGCGACGATGCTCGGCACCTCGCTCCACACCATCGTACAGATGGTCGACAACGGCCTCGGCGTTACGATCCTGCCCGAGATGGCGATCGAGGCGGGCATCCTCGACAGCACCCATGTCGACGCGACGCCGCTCGCGGCCGACAACCCGGCCCGCGATATCGCCCTGGTATGGCGCCGCGCCTCGCCGCGCGAGAAGGACTTCCGGCTGCTGGCCGAGGTATTGGCGGAAGGGTGA
- a CDS encoding autotransporter assembly complex protein TamA — MSAFVRRHSVWAAASLALTPLSAVAQETPQPPPAAQDALDPTSPMAPLPDLGVEWPDLSKAPAGQDVVSQERAEVATEIRYDYRITGIDGVGSPLMRQRFDAGSTLRANRGEPANAAQLDRRAREDAELLTTLLRSEGYYDAQIATRVEPQAGKLIVTLEAEPGPLYRLSDVTLAGVERADGKAGALTKAFGLEKDAPVNSDAIAAADARLRTAVGEEGFAFAKVGEPEIVVDHATQTATLVQNVEPGTLRRFGKIVMPEPRPVFGPKHVQDIARFKPGQEYDASALDDLRRALVQTGLVSTVKVEPVESGDPSTVDVAVNVEPAPPRTIAGELGYGTGEGARAEVSWTHRNFFRPEGAITLRGVLGTREQLGSIVFRRNNFHERDRILTAQLTAAHLERDAYEADTLSLMGSIERQTNIFFQKAWVWSLGAELVASDERDVIVSTGQPRRRTYFIGALPSNLTYDGSDDLLNPTRGFRLGARISPELSLVGKAFGYARIQLDGSMYQPVNDRVVVAGRVRLGTIGGAPRDAVAPSRRFYAGGGASVRGYGYQSIGPRDPNNDPIGGRSLAEFSLEARVKAFGNFGVVPFFDGGNIYTSALPKFSGFRYGAGVGVRYYSNFGPIRVDVGTPINPQPGDARIAVYVSLGQAF, encoded by the coding sequence ATGTCCGCGTTCGTCCGTCGGCACAGCGTGTGGGCGGCAGCGAGCCTTGCGCTGACGCCGCTTTCCGCCGTTGCCCAGGAAACCCCTCAACCGCCGCCGGCCGCGCAGGACGCGCTCGATCCCACGTCGCCGATGGCGCCGCTGCCGGACCTCGGCGTCGAGTGGCCGGACCTCAGCAAGGCGCCGGCGGGCCAGGATGTCGTGTCGCAGGAGCGGGCCGAGGTCGCGACCGAGATCCGTTACGATTACCGGATCACCGGCATCGACGGCGTCGGCAGCCCGCTGATGCGCCAGCGCTTCGATGCCGGCTCGACGCTGCGCGCCAACCGCGGCGAGCCGGCCAACGCCGCGCAGCTCGACCGCCGTGCGCGCGAGGATGCCGAGCTGCTGACCACGCTGCTGCGCTCCGAAGGCTATTACGACGCGCAGATCGCGACGCGGGTCGAGCCCCAGGCAGGCAAGCTCATCGTCACGCTCGAGGCCGAGCCGGGGCCGCTCTATCGTCTGTCCGACGTGACGCTCGCCGGCGTCGAGCGCGCGGACGGCAAGGCCGGGGCGCTGACCAAGGCATTCGGTCTCGAAAAGGATGCGCCGGTCAACAGCGACGCCATCGCCGCTGCCGACGCGCGGCTGAGGACGGCGGTGGGCGAGGAGGGCTTTGCCTTCGCAAAGGTCGGCGAGCCCGAGATCGTCGTCGACCATGCCACCCAGACCGCGACGCTGGTGCAGAATGTCGAGCCGGGGACGCTCCGCCGCTTCGGCAAGATCGTGATGCCGGAACCGCGCCCCGTGTTCGGACCCAAGCACGTCCAGGACATCGCCCGCTTCAAGCCGGGCCAGGAATATGATGCCTCCGCGCTCGACGACCTGCGCCGCGCGCTCGTCCAGACCGGCCTCGTCTCGACGGTGAAGGTCGAGCCGGTCGAGAGCGGCGATCCCTCGACCGTCGACGTCGCGGTGAACGTGGAGCCGGCGCCGCCGCGCACCATCGCGGGCGAGCTCGGCTACGGCACCGGCGAGGGCGCGCGGGCCGAGGTGAGCTGGACGCACCGCAATTTCTTCCGGCCGGAGGGTGCGATCACCCTGCGCGGCGTGCTCGGCACGCGCGAGCAGCTCGGCAGCATCGTCTTCCGCCGCAACAATTTCCACGAGCGCGACCGCATCCTGACCGCGCAGCTCACCGCCGCGCACCTCGAACGCGACGCCTATGAGGCCGACACGCTGTCGCTGATGGGCAGCATCGAGCGGCAGACCAACATCTTCTTCCAGAAGGCATGGGTGTGGTCGCTCGGTGCCGAGCTGGTCGCATCGGACGAGCGCGACGTGATCGTCTCGACCGGCCAGCCCCGGCGGCGGACTTATTTCATCGGCGCGCTGCCGAGCAATCTCACCTATGACGGCTCCGACGACCTGCTCAACCCGACGCGCGGCTTCCGCCTCGGTGCGCGGATCAGCCCCGAGCTGTCGCTGGTCGGCAAGGCGTTCGGCTACGCCCGCATCCAGCTCGACGGGAGCATGTACCAGCCGGTCAACGATCGCGTCGTCGTCGCGGGTCGGGTGCGGCTCGGCACGATCGGCGGCGCGCCGCGCGACGCGGTCGCGCCGTCGCGGCGCTTCTATGCGGGCGGCGGCGCCTCGGTGCGCGGCTACGGCTATCAGAGCATCGGGCCGCGCGATCCCAACAACGACCCGATCGGCGGACGCAGCCTGGCGGAGTTCTCGCTCGAGGCGCGGGTGAAGGCGTTCGGTAACTTCGGCGTGGTGCCGTTCTTCGACGGGGGCAACATCTACACCTCCGCGCTGCCCAAATTCTCGGGCTTCCGGTACGGCGCGGGCGTGGGCGTGCGCTATTATTCCAACTTCGGCCCGATCCGCGTCGACGTCGGCACGCCGATCAACCCGCAGCCGGGGGATGCCCGCATCGCCGTCTACGTCTCGCTGGGACAGGCGTTTTGA
- a CDS encoding molybdenum cofactor biosynthesis protein MoaE — translation MIRVVVQPEPIDTAAELALAEAEAGGAGAVASFTGLVRADDGVTALELEHYPGMTEAALRHLANEAVERWALLGATVVHRVGRMTPGERVVFVAAAASHRAAALEACAYLIDRLKTDAPFWKRELRGDAARWVETREGDIAASARWLAE, via the coding sequence ATGATCCGCGTCGTTGTCCAGCCCGAGCCGATCGACACCGCCGCCGAGCTGGCGCTAGCTGAAGCGGAAGCCGGCGGGGCCGGCGCGGTCGCGAGCTTCACCGGCCTGGTCCGCGCGGACGACGGCGTCACCGCGCTGGAGCTGGAGCATTATCCCGGCATGACCGAGGCGGCGCTGCGCCATCTCGCCAACGAGGCAGTCGAGCGCTGGGCGCTGCTCGGCGCGACCGTCGTCCATCGGGTCGGCCGGATGACGCCGGGCGAGCGGGTGGTGTTCGTCGCAGCCGCGGCGAGCCATCGCGCTGCCGCACTGGAGGCCTGCGCCTATCTGATCGATCGGCTCAAGACCGATGCGCCGTTCTGGAAGCGCGAGCTACGTGGCGATGCGGCGCGCTGGGTGGAGACCAGGGAGGGCGACATCGCCGCTTCCGCTCGCTGGCTGGCGGAGTAG